In the genome of Nycticebus coucang isolate mNycCou1 chromosome X, mNycCou1.pri, whole genome shotgun sequence, the window ccactccttgagccacagatgctgctcgacctccagctcttgagcttaggtgattaattctcttgcctcagcctcccgagtagctgggattacaggtgcctgccataacacccggctatttttttgttgcagtttggccggggctgggtttgaacccaccaccctcggtatatggggctggcgccctacccactgagccacaggcgcttcccaacagggtctcactcttgttcaggctggtctcgaacctgtgagctcagggcaatctacccacctcagcttcccagtgctGAGcctacaggagtaagccaccacacccaactcagatagaaatatttataaaacactggATCCCTAAGTTGACCAGATATCTCTgaaccttctttctttcttttatataggactacaaagggaagaatgcaGACAATTAAATGTGTGGTTGTAGGAGATGGGGCTGTAGGGAAAACCTGCCTCCTCATCAGTTATACAACAAATGCCTTTCCTGAGGAGTATATCCCCACTGTCTTTGACAATTATAGCACCCAGACATCTGTGGATGGCCAAATCGTCAGCCtgaacctatgggacactgctGGCCAAGAGGAGTATGACCGACTGCGAACACTCTCCTacccccagaccaatatctttgtcatttgtttttccattggcAACCCATCCTCTTATGCCAATGTGAGGCATAAGTGGTACCCAGAGGTCTCCCATCATTGTCCCAATGTACCTGTTCTGCTGGTAGGTACCAAAAGGGACCTGCGGAGTGACTTTGAGACGGTGAAGAAACTGAAGGAGCAGAGCCTAGTACCCACAACTCCTCAGCAAGGCACTTCCCTTGCTAAACAGGTGGGGGCTGTAAAGTATTTGGAATGTTCAGCCCTGAAGCAGGATGGGGTGCGTGAGGTATTTGCAGAGGCTGTGCGGGCTGTGCTTTACCCTGCCACAAAGAAGAACATCAAGAAGTGCATCCTCTTATAGCTTTTGGGTGCCGTGTGGGGACTGCACCTAAGGAGTTTAAGGGAGGGGATTCCTTTGACAGCAATTAAGCATGCCAGCATGAGCCATTTTTCTAGAAACCCTAGGCTCCAGGATATTTGGCTTTTGGAAGAATGAAGACACACTGGTTTGTACATGGCTGCTTTGAAATTTGGTCTAACCTTTATGgaggaaggtgtgtgtgtgtgttgcacaTGCACGTGTATCCTCTGTCAAAATGGTGAAGAGGAGATGCCACACAGTATGTTATTTTCTCTCCTGGCCAGGCTGTGAGTAAGCAAAGCAGTCTATTACTGTTCTTTGTAGGcttttgcttgtttgctttttcctatctttttttttttttgctgtttttggccggggctgggtttgaactccaccacatccggcatatggggccagtgccttacccctttgagctacaggcaccaccctgcttgtttgcttttaaatctaatttcagcgggtggcacctgtggctgagtgagtagggcaccagccccatataccgagggtggtgggttcaagctcagccctggccaaattgcaacaaaaaaaatagcctggtgtcatggcgggtgcctataatcccagctactcgggaggctgaggcaagagaatcgcctaagcctaaggatttggaggttgctgtgagctgtgacagcacagcactctatcgagggttaataagtgaaactgtctcaaaaaaaaaaaaaattctaaaaaaaaaacaaactaatttCAGCTTTCCTTGCTGTATTTGCCATAGAGCAAGTGCCTCACAGAAGGACAAAGTTGTTCTAGTTTTCAAATCATTGCCTTAAACTTTctgatatacaattttttttttttgagatggtgacttgctttgtcaccctgggtagagtgcagcggcatcatttagttcacagcagtctcaaactcagAATCAAGGGatctatcttcctgcctcagccccccaaaatagctgggacttacaggtgcacatgaccatgcctggataatttttctattttttgtagagacagggtcttgctttgctcaggctggtctcaaactcctgacctctaacatcctcccaccttggcctcccaaggcgCTAGGATTACATgatatgctaattttttttttttttttcctgtagagacagagtctcactttatggccctcggtagagtgccgtggcctcacacagctcacagcaacctccaactcctgggcttaagcgattctcttgcctcagcctcccgagtagctgggactacaggcacccgccacaatgcccggctatttttttttttttggttgcagtttggccggggccggcgccttaccgactgagccacaggtgccgccctgatatGCTAATTTTTGAAAAccaccatttttctttatttttcacatgCACCTCTGCTTGAATTGAAAGGCattttatgggtggtgcctgtggctcaaaggattaggtaggtgccagtcccatatgctggaggtgatgggttcaaactcagccctggccaaaaactgcaaaaaaaaaaaaaaagaaaaagaaaggcattttatGTGTGATTTCTGGGTATTCTCGATGATGACATGTTCTTCACAttcttgagacttttttttttttttttgtagagacagagtctcactttatggccctcggtagagtgccgtggcctcacacagctcacagcaacctccagttcctgggcttaagcgattctcttgcctcagcctcctgagtagctgggactacaggcgcccaccacaacgcccggctatttttttttttggttgcagtttggcccgggccagcgccctacagactgagccacaggtgctgcccattcttgagactttttgttgcagtttggccagggcctggtttgaacccaccaccctcagtatatggggccagcgccctactcactgagccatgtattgaggagtctcactttgttgctcttggtagagtcccatagtgtcatagctcacagcaacctgaaactcttgggctcaagtgattctcttgccttagcctcccaagtagctgggaatacaggccaCCACAACtactggttatttttagagacaaggtcttgctctggctcaggctggtcttgtacttgcgaactcagacagtccacccaccttggcctcccagagtgctaggattacaggcatgagccacctgtgcagcctattttttttcattgagctagtcttattctgttgccctggtatcatagctcacagcaacctcaaactcttgggctcaagagatcttgcctcagcttccccagtagcagggactacaggtgtatgctggtaagcctggctagtttttctattttcagtagagacgggggtctcactcttgctcaggctggtctataaCTTcggacctcaagcaatccacctacctcagcatcccaaagtgctaaggattacaggtgtgagccaccacgcctggcccaagATGAGACATTTTCACAAAAATGTTAAGCATTGTTTTCCAAAGTTCTCTGAGATGGTAACAGATGTTCCTTGTTCCTTAAGGGGGTTCTGTTTACAAGTAAGCTCAAGAActagcaatttatttttattttagagacagagtctcactttgttgccctcggtagagtgctgtgttgtcatagctcacagcaacctctagctcttggaggTTGGGCTtaggccacaatgcccagctatttttgttgtggtttggctggggctgggttcgaactcgctacctcggtatatggggccggtgccctactcacggagtcacaggtgctgcccaagaactagcaatttaaataaaattgaacagattcctttttttattaacaatatgtatggatttttttttttttttgtagagacagagtctcactatatggccctcggtagagtgccgtggcctcacacagctcacagcaacctccaattcctgggcttaaacgattctcttgcctcagcctcccgagcagctgggactacaggcgcccaccacaacgcctggctattttttggttgcagtttggccggggccgggtttgaacccgccaccctgagtatatggggccagcgccttaccaactgaaccacaggtgccgctcaataTGTGTGGATTTTATTAACAATATATATGCAACATTTCCCAAACTTATTACACACTGGACTTTCTTTTTGGTCCCATGCAACACCTATTACTATTTCTGGTGACAGTTTTAGAGAAGCTGGGTTAATGAGAACTAAGTATTCCCAAGGAGGAATCTGTAAAAAGTCAAAAAGCATGATGTGGTCTCATTCTTTTTGGTGTCT includes:
- the LOC128577134 gene encoding rho-related GTP-binding protein RhoG-like isoform X1, which codes for MQTIKCVVVGDGAVGKTCLLISYTTNAFPEEYIPTVFDNYSTQTSVDGQIVSLNLWDTAGQEEYDRLRTLSYPQTNIFVICFSIGNPSSYANVRHKWYPEVSHHCPNVPVLLVGTKRDLRSDFETVKKLKEQSLVPTTPQQGTSLAKQSLKLLPWVECHGITAHSNLQLLGSGDSPASASQVAGTTVAHHNARYFLVAASSLLFGGPGLDSNLPTQVYVAGALNV
- the LOC128577134 gene encoding rho-related GTP-binding protein RhoG-like isoform X2, translating into MQTIKCVVVGDGAVGKTCLLISYTTNAFPEEYIPTVFDNYSTQTSVDGQIVSLNLWDTAGQEEYDRLRTLSYPQTNIFVICFSIGNPSSYANVRHKWYPEVSHHCPNVPVLLVGTKRDLRSDFETVKKLKEQSLVPTTPQQGTSLAKQVGAVKYLECSALKQDGVREVFAEAVRAVLYPATKKNIKKCILL